In a genomic window of Pseudoglutamicibacter albus:
- a CDS encoding C40 family peptidase, whose product MAQRFRLAAAVTAVAITATTFVGTASAFPGAPTTKPVQKQRASVPSAHEVKTAKLNPTAAKDMRHTLETQLTQTSLNLNTAQANAQLAWDALSAAQQRAVRKSEEAAEAKRELEAAREAEQRAGKDLGRIASETYRNGGLNVDPGELLAAENPQEILNRSDALRHLSDARARDLATARNATELAKQWDAYAQATARAAEKALGEQTEAETKAQKVAAETRVTVLETTADQNELLDRLADLNGTTRAKEAKAFQKREDERLQREFEAAQAAQREEEARAQAEAARAEAEREAAEQANTTVDGIERPASVRDTGDTGTQAADAGASDDGAASDADSDGTEEAATPSESEAPAGPGDEELAESQRKAEEEAARAAAEREAAEQAEKQRQAEEKRKQLEAEQAEAAKKAEEARKAQEEAQRKAEEAKKAERERLEREAAEREAAAKKAEEARKAAEQKAKQEAARAEADRKAAEKRAAEQRAAAKKAEEARKAAAKQAAAKKAKEQAAKKAAQQRAAQQKAAAKKAAAQKAQAKKAAAKKKQAARAGAGKQAALNWALNIAGSQGYGYVFGANGPRYFDCSSFVQNAFRQSGISTQRVASAQFTGAPQQVSLKNLQVGDLVFSSNNGAPSGIYHVAIYVGNGQVVHARNPRAGIGVTPISYVNNIYPLAARY is encoded by the coding sequence ATGGCACAGCGATTCCGCCTTGCCGCAGCGGTCACCGCCGTAGCGATCACCGCAACCACCTTCGTCGGCACCGCATCCGCGTTCCCTGGCGCCCCCACCACAAAGCCTGTGCAAAAACAGCGCGCCAGCGTACCGTCCGCGCACGAAGTCAAAACCGCAAAACTCAACCCCACTGCCGCCAAGGACATGCGGCACACCCTCGAGACGCAACTGACACAGACGTCGCTGAACCTCAACACCGCCCAGGCCAACGCACAACTCGCCTGGGACGCTCTCAGCGCCGCACAGCAGCGCGCAGTACGCAAGAGCGAAGAAGCCGCTGAGGCCAAGCGCGAACTCGAAGCCGCACGCGAAGCCGAACAGCGTGCAGGTAAAGACCTCGGCCGCATCGCCTCTGAGACCTACCGCAACGGCGGCCTCAACGTAGACCCAGGGGAGCTGCTGGCCGCAGAGAACCCGCAGGAGATCCTGAACCGCTCCGACGCGCTACGTCACCTCTCCGACGCCCGCGCCCGCGACCTCGCTACCGCCCGCAACGCGACCGAGCTAGCCAAGCAATGGGACGCCTACGCGCAAGCCACCGCTCGCGCCGCCGAGAAGGCGCTCGGCGAACAGACCGAAGCCGAAACGAAGGCGCAGAAGGTCGCAGCGGAAACCCGCGTCACCGTCCTAGAAACCACCGCGGACCAGAACGAGCTGCTTGACCGCCTCGCAGACCTCAACGGGACCACCCGCGCGAAAGAAGCCAAGGCGTTCCAGAAGCGGGAAGACGAACGCCTCCAGCGCGAATTCGAAGCCGCCCAGGCAGCACAGCGTGAAGAAGAAGCCCGCGCCCAAGCCGAAGCCGCCCGCGCTGAAGCTGAACGCGAGGCCGCTGAACAGGCAAACACCACCGTTGACGGCATCGAACGCCCCGCCAGCGTCCGGGACACCGGCGATACTGGCACCCAAGCCGCCGATGCCGGCGCTAGCGATGATGGCGCTGCCTCCGATGCTGACAGTGACGGTACAGAAGAAGCCGCTACCCCGTCGGAATCTGAAGCTCCTGCCGGGCCAGGCGATGAAGAACTAGCAGAATCCCAACGCAAGGCCGAAGAAGAAGCCGCCCGCGCCGCTGCCGAACGCGAAGCTGCCGAACAGGCCGAGAAGCAACGCCAGGCAGAAGAGAAGCGTAAGCAGCTTGAAGCTGAGCAAGCCGAAGCCGCCAAGAAGGCTGAAGAGGCCCGCAAGGCGCAGGAAGAAGCCCAGCGCAAGGCTGAAGAAGCGAAGAAGGCAGAGCGCGAACGCCTCGAGCGTGAAGCCGCTGAGCGTGAGGCTGCCGCGAAGAAGGCCGAAGAGGCCCGCAAGGCCGCTGAACAGAAGGCCAAGCAAGAAGCAGCTCGTGCCGAAGCTGACCGGAAGGCTGCAGAAAAGCGCGCAGCCGAGCAGCGTGCCGCAGCCAAAAAAGCTGAAGAAGCCCGCAAGGCCGCCGCAAAGCAAGCTGCCGCGAAGAAAGCCAAGGAACAAGCCGCTAAGAAGGCGGCTCAGCAGCGAGCCGCCCAGCAGAAGGCCGCCGCCAAGAAGGCTGCCGCTCAGAAGGCGCAAGCCAAGAAAGCCGCTGCGAAGAAGAAGCAAGCTGCGCGTGCAGGCGCCGGTAAGCAGGCCGCCCTCAACTGGGCACTCAACATCGCAGGCTCGCAGGGATACGGCTACGTGTTCGGGGCGAACGGCCCACGCTACTTCGACTGCTCGTCCTTCGTGCAGAACGCATTCCGCCAGTCCGGGATCTCCACCCAGCGCGTAGCGAGCGCACAGTTCACCGGGGCGCCGCAGCAAGTCAGCCTCAAGAACCTGCAGGTCGGAGACCTCGTGTTCTCCTCCAACAACGGCGCACCGTCCGGCATCTACCACGTAGCGATCTACGTCGGCAACGGACAAGTAGTCCACGCACGCAACCCGCGCGCCGGCATCGGCGTAACCCCAATCAGCTACGTCAACAACATCTACCCGCTAGCGGCCCGCTACTAA
- a CDS encoding universal stress protein, which translates to MTDTPENTPTPNTGEPNVDTSALDLAAIRLEARKQEDSRNREEAQKKNTPGAGAVVVGVDGSEQSLEALAWAAAEGGRRDLPVEAVMSYTIPTFVATAMDAGYSALDDETLRSGAETVLREALADLDRRRRENPEMPFAPADRVRAYVETGDAAGTLLEYSQHAEMVVMGARGRGGFFGRILGSVASAVPPHAHCATVVVPKGSLARKEASDTVVVGVDGSTAARLAMLDAAQEAVARGCELKVVWALPPLSGTQMWAASAMDQQSVVREMNTQLSAAADWLRHHFDGLLVSTAVVEGVPAQVLIEESKRARLLITGTRGRGGFAGMLLGSTSQSVLNHAKCPVLVVPARKDERIENRGEFGPMPQEEAEGEKK; encoded by the coding sequence ATGACCGATACCCCAGAGAACACCCCAACCCCGAACACCGGTGAACCGAACGTTGATACGTCGGCCTTGGATTTGGCTGCGATCCGTCTGGAGGCCCGGAAGCAGGAGGACAGCCGCAACCGTGAGGAGGCGCAGAAGAAAAACACGCCTGGCGCTGGAGCTGTAGTGGTGGGTGTCGATGGTTCCGAGCAGTCGCTGGAGGCCCTTGCGTGGGCGGCGGCTGAAGGTGGGCGTCGTGATCTGCCTGTTGAGGCCGTGATGTCCTACACGATCCCAACGTTCGTTGCTACCGCGATGGATGCCGGCTATTCGGCTTTGGATGATGAGACGTTGCGTTCCGGCGCGGAGACGGTTTTGCGTGAGGCGCTTGCGGATCTGGATCGGCGCCGTCGTGAGAACCCGGAGATGCCATTCGCTCCGGCTGACCGTGTGCGTGCGTATGTTGAGACGGGCGACGCGGCGGGCACTTTGCTGGAGTATTCGCAGCACGCCGAGATGGTTGTGATGGGAGCCCGCGGCCGTGGCGGTTTCTTTGGCCGTATTTTGGGTTCGGTTGCTTCGGCTGTTCCACCGCACGCGCATTGCGCGACCGTTGTGGTTCCGAAGGGTTCGTTGGCTCGTAAGGAGGCATCGGACACGGTGGTGGTTGGTGTCGATGGTTCGACGGCGGCTCGCTTGGCGATGTTGGATGCGGCTCAGGAGGCTGTGGCTCGCGGGTGTGAGTTGAAGGTTGTGTGGGCTTTGCCGCCGCTTTCGGGCACCCAGATGTGGGCGGCATCTGCGATGGACCAGCAGTCGGTGGTCCGCGAGATGAATACGCAGCTTTCTGCAGCGGCTGATTGGTTGCGTCACCACTTTGATGGTTTGCTTGTTTCGACTGCTGTTGTTGAGGGTGTGCCTGCGCAGGTTTTGATTGAGGAATCGAAGCGGGCACGCTTGCTGATTACGGGTACGCGTGGTCGTGGCGGTTTCGCGGGCATGCTGTTGGGTTCCACATCGCAGTCGGTTTTGAACCATGCGAAGTGCCCGGTTCTTGTGGTTCCTGCGCGTAAGGATGAGCGTATCGAGAACCGTGGCGAGTTCGGCCCGATGCCGCAGGAAGAAGCCGAAGGCGAAAAGAAGTAG